A window of Chryseobacterium sp. IHB B 17019 genomic DNA:
TGTTCATATTGAACATTGTCTTCGTCAAATTATTAGCAGAGAACGTATTACTGAAATTGTCTCTCTGTGCCATATGGTTTTCCGCGTGAGCACCAACCCCGATCATCCACGGATTGTTGGTAGTCTGAGCGAACACAGTAGAAGCAACAGTAAGTGCCAATGCTGAAATTCCTAATTTTAGATTTTTCATAGAATTAAATGATTAAATAATTGATAATGCAAAATAAATATAATTTTTCTTTATATACAAAGTTTTTCAAATGATTTTTAACTTTTCTTTAATATTCTGTCCAGGTTACGTTTATTTTCTCTATCTTTTATGCTCTCCCTCTTATCAAAAAGCTTTTTCCCTCTGGCTAAGGCAATCAAAACCTTCGCTTTTCCCCTGTCGTTGATATATAGTTTTAAGGGAATTATAGTGTTCCCTGCATCCTTTAGCTTTTTTTCGAGCTTTTGCAATTCTTTTTTGTGCAACAGCAATTTCCGTTCCCTTTTTGCCTTGTGATTGTAAAAAGTGCCTAATTTGTACTCATCAATCATCATATTAATGATATACAATTCCCCATCAATAAACTGGCAGAACGATTCTGCGATAGACGCTTTCGAAGAACGCAAAGATTTTATTTCTGTCCCCGTTAAAACCATTCCCGCCTCAAATTCTTCGAGAATTTCGTATTCAAATCTAGCTCTTCTATTTAATATATTAACTGTCTTTTCAATCTTCATTCTAAAATTCTTTTTAATTATAATTTATAATTAAATTGTTAAAATCATAATATCTAGGAGTGTATCATCTTTATTAATCCTTTTCCACAACTCCCACACATTAAATAATTAATGAAATATATAAAAAATACTCCACATTTAAAAACTTGACTATTACATTATTACAAATACCCAAATTCTTTTCGTATTTTTGCGCCAAATTTACAAAACTATATGTTAACAGTATCTAACTTATCTTTACAATTCGGGAAAAGGGTTCTTTTTGACGAGGTAAACATTATGTTTACGAAAGGAAACTGCTACGGGATCATCGGAGCAAATGGTGCAGGAAAGTCTACATTCCTTAAAATATTAACAGGAAAGCAGGACCCGACTACAGGACACATATCTTTGGAACCTGGAAAAAGGATGTCAGTTCTTGAGCAGGATCACTTTGCATATGATAATTTTACGGTTCTTGAAACCGTTTTAAGAGGAAATAAAAGATTATTCGAGATAAAGGAGGAGATGGATGCGCTTTACGCAAAAGAAGACTTTTCCGACGAAGACGGCATCAAAGCAGGTGAACTTGGAGTAATCTATGATGAAATGGGTGGATGGACTGCAGAATCAGATGCACAGACCATGCTTTCAAACGTTGGTATTAAAGACGATATGCACTGGCAGATGATGGGTGAGCTTGAGAATAAGGACAAAGTAAAAGTTCTATTAGCTCAGGCACTTTTCGGAAACCCTGATGTATTGATTCTGGATGAGCCTACGAATGACCTTGATATTGACACAATTTCTTGGTTGGAAGATTTCCTTGCAGATTACGAAAATACGGTAATTGTTGTATCTCACGACCGTCACTTCTTAGACACGGTTTGTACGCACATCGGTGACTTGGATTATGCTAAACTTAACCTTTATACAGGTAACTACTCTTTCTGGTATCAGGCTTCACAATTGGCTACGAGACAAAGAGCTCAGGCTAACAAGAAAGCGGAAGAAAAGAAGAAAGAGCTGCAGGACTTCATCGCAAGATTTAGTTCAAACGTTGCAAAAGCTAAACAGGCAACTGCAAGAAAGAAAATGATCGATAAATTAAATATCGATGATATTAAACCATCTTCAAGAAGATATCCTGCCATCATTTTCGAAATGGAAAGAGAAGCGGGTGATCAGATTTTGGATGTAAAAGGTCTTGAAAAAACTAAAGACGGAGAATTATTATTCTCAAACATTGATTTAAACCTTAAAAAAGGGGATAAAGTTGCTGTTTTGTCTAAAAATTCATTGGCAATTACAGAATTCTTTGAGATTTTAGCCGGAAATGTTCAAGCAGATAAAGGAACTGTTGCCTGGGGAGTTACTACAAACCAGTCTCACATGCCTTTAGACAATACCAATTTCTTCCAGGAAGATATCAGCTTAGTTGATTGGTTGAGACAATTCACAAAAAATGATGAAGAGCGCCACGAAGAATTCATGAGAGGATTCTTGGGAAGAATGCTTTTCTCAGGAGATGAAGCTTTGAAATCTTGTAAAGTACTTTCTGGTGGTGAAAAAATGAGATGTATGTTCAGCAGAATGATGCTTCAGAAGGCAAACGTTCTTTTATTAGACGAGCCTACCAACCACTTAGACCTTGAAAGTATCACGACTTTGAACAACTCATTGTCTAACTTTAAAGGAAATCTTTTACTGGCATCTCATGACCACGAAATGCTTCAGACAGTCTGTAACAGAATCATCGAACTGACTCCGCAAGGAATCATCGACAGAGAGATGACTTACGATGAATATCTTGCTGATAAAAAAGTAAAGGAATTAAGAGAGAAAATGTACTCTTAATAGTAAACTAAATTCTTAGTTCAAAAATAAAAATAGCTACTCCTGTGAGTAGCTATTTTGTTTGCCGGATAGTAATAATTATTAGAATCTAAATTTTTATATTAACAAGGCAGCACTACTTTTTAAAATATATTTTCCTTATTTTTGTGAAATGAGTCAAAAATGGATTTATAAGCCCGAACCTGATGAGGAAATTGTGGATGGATTAAGTTCGTCACTTGGTTTTGGAACTTTCGAATCTAAACTCCTCGTTCTTAGAGGAATTGACAATTATCAGAAGGCAAGAGAGTTTTTCAAACCAAACGTTAGCGACATCCACAACCCCTTCCTGATGGCGGATATGCAGAAAGCCGTAGAGCGAATTGCCACAGCCATCGAAAACGGAGAAAAAATACTTGTTTACGGTGATTATGATGTAGACGGAACCACCGCTGTTGCCCTGATGTACCTTTACCTCAGCAAAATTGTTCAGAAAAAATATTTAGATTATTATATTCCAGACAGAAACTCTGAAGGATACGGTATTTCTACCGAAGGGATAGATTTTGCCAAAGAAAATGGCTTTTCCCTAATCATTGCTCTGGACTGCGGGATCAAGGCTTTGGATATGATAAGCTATGCACAAAATTTAGGCATTGATTTTATCATTTGTGATCACCATTTACCCGGAGATGAAATTCCAAACGCTGTTGCAGTTCTGGATCCAAAAAGAATTGACTGCCGTTATCCATTCAAGGAACTTTCCGGATGTGGCGTTGGTTTTAAGCTTTGCCAGGGTTTAAATACAATTTATAAACTTCCCGAAGCGGAATTATTTGAATTAACAGACCTTCTCGCCATTTCCATTGCTGCAGATATCGTTTCTATGACGGGCGAAAATAGGGTTTTGGCTAAAATGGGACTGAAAGTGTTACGAAAAACAAGAAATTTAGGATTAAGATTATTAATTCCTGATGATAAGCTTTCTCACTTCGAAATCTCAAACATCGTTTTTGAAATTGCCCCGAAAATCAATGCTGCAGGAAGAATTTCACACGGAAGAGCAGCTGTTGAATTAATGGTTTCGGATAATCTCAAACACGCTCATCAGATTGTAAGCGACATTATGGATCTTAATGATGAAAGAAGAGAACTGGATATGAATTCTACCCTTTCAGCATTAAACCAAGTCATTGAATCTCAACAGGAAACAAAATATACCACCATTGTTTACCACCCGGAATGGAACAAAGGCGTAATCGGGATTGTGGCTTCAAGATTAATTGAAACCTATTACAAACCTACCCTTGTTTTTACCGACGGAAATAATGGTGAAATGGTAGCTTCGGCAAGATCCGTTTCAGATTTTGATGTGCATGAGGCATTAGATATGTGCTCGGAATATTTCTTAAAATTTGGAGGGCATCATGCAGCGGCGGGACTTTCCATGGAGAAGGACAAATTTGATGCTTTCAAAGAAAAGTTTGAAAGAGTGGTTTCTGAAAAGATCCAGGAACACCAGAAGGAACCTTGTATTACGATAGATTCTGTGATCCAGGTTGATGAGATCAACAGGGAGTTTATCAATTTCCACAGAAAACTGGCTCCTTTCGGGCCTCATAATATGAAACCGATTTTAGCTTTAACCAATCAAAAGATTTCCGGATATATAAAAACGATGGGTAAAGATAATAATCACCTGAAATTTTATATCAAACAGGAATCTACCGGAAGAAATATAGAATGTGTAGGTTTTAAACTAGGCCAACATGCTGATGATTTTAGAAATAAAAGCTTTGATCTTGCTTTCACACTTGAAGAGAATCACTGGAAAGGCAATGTTACGCATTATCTGAATATCAAGGATGTAAAGTTTAGGGATTAGAAATATCATGAAAAAGATAGGTTTGTTTTTTGGTTCGTTTAACCCGATTCATATTGG
This region includes:
- the smpB gene encoding SsrA-binding protein SmpB, with translation MKIEKTVNILNRRARFEYEILEEFEAGMVLTGTEIKSLRSSKASIAESFCQFIDGELYIINMMIDEYKLGTFYNHKAKRERKLLLHKKELQKLEKKLKDAGNTIIPLKLYINDRGKAKVLIALARGKKLFDKRESIKDRENKRNLDRILKKS
- a CDS encoding ABC-F family ATP-binding cassette domain-containing protein, with translation MLTVSNLSLQFGKRVLFDEVNIMFTKGNCYGIIGANGAGKSTFLKILTGKQDPTTGHISLEPGKRMSVLEQDHFAYDNFTVLETVLRGNKRLFEIKEEMDALYAKEDFSDEDGIKAGELGVIYDEMGGWTAESDAQTMLSNVGIKDDMHWQMMGELENKDKVKVLLAQALFGNPDVLILDEPTNDLDIDTISWLEDFLADYENTVIVVSHDRHFLDTVCTHIGDLDYAKLNLYTGNYSFWYQASQLATRQRAQANKKAEEKKKELQDFIARFSSNVAKAKQATARKKMIDKLNIDDIKPSSRRYPAIIFEMEREAGDQILDVKGLEKTKDGELLFSNIDLNLKKGDKVAVLSKNSLAITEFFEILAGNVQADKGTVAWGVTTNQSHMPLDNTNFFQEDISLVDWLRQFTKNDEERHEEFMRGFLGRMLFSGDEALKSCKVLSGGEKMRCMFSRMMLQKANVLLLDEPTNHLDLESITTLNNSLSNFKGNLLLASHDHEMLQTVCNRIIELTPQGIIDREMTYDEYLADKKVKELREKMYS
- the recJ gene encoding single-stranded-DNA-specific exonuclease RecJ, which translates into the protein MSQKWIYKPEPDEEIVDGLSSSLGFGTFESKLLVLRGIDNYQKAREFFKPNVSDIHNPFLMADMQKAVERIATAIENGEKILVYGDYDVDGTTAVALMYLYLSKIVQKKYLDYYIPDRNSEGYGISTEGIDFAKENGFSLIIALDCGIKALDMISYAQNLGIDFIICDHHLPGDEIPNAVAVLDPKRIDCRYPFKELSGCGVGFKLCQGLNTIYKLPEAELFELTDLLAISIAADIVSMTGENRVLAKMGLKVLRKTRNLGLRLLIPDDKLSHFEISNIVFEIAPKINAAGRISHGRAAVELMVSDNLKHAHQIVSDIMDLNDERRELDMNSTLSALNQVIESQQETKYTTIVYHPEWNKGVIGIVASRLIETYYKPTLVFTDGNNGEMVASARSVSDFDVHEALDMCSEYFLKFGGHHAAAGLSMEKDKFDAFKEKFERVVSEKIQEHQKEPCITIDSVIQVDEINREFINFHRKLAPFGPHNMKPILALTNQKISGYIKTMGKDNNHLKFYIKQESTGRNIECVGFKLGQHADDFRNKSFDLAFTLEENHWKGNVTHYLNIKDVKFRD